A region of Fibrobacter succinogenes subsp. succinogenes S85 DNA encodes the following proteins:
- a CDS encoding SDR family NAD(P)-dependent oxidoreductase, with protein MIDVKGKWCLVTGGCRGVGRLIAIEMAKLGANLILQGRDKSHAEKVIAELAPYGVQVKAVGCNLENEAEIEAALAEIDSFGVQVDLVFNNAGLMSHYFSDYTTNTMDDFRQAMAVNFFAPIKIAYHFLPGMIKRGFGRMQLTTSGIANEPELAAYACAKAALTKFVKDFACKLNGTDVMMNVMDPGWLRTDLGGPNAPNAPETVVPGALVSVLLDDKKSGRWFSAQDYVGKSVADAVEAGRNVFA; from the coding sequence ATGATTGATGTAAAAGGAAAATGGTGTTTGGTGACGGGCGGATGCCGTGGTGTCGGACGCCTCATCGCTATTGAAATGGCTAAACTCGGTGCAAACCTCATCTTGCAGGGGCGCGACAAGAGCCATGCCGAAAAGGTAATTGCCGAACTTGCACCGTATGGCGTACAGGTGAAGGCTGTGGGCTGCAATCTCGAAAATGAAGCTGAAATTGAAGCAGCCCTTGCTGAAATTGATTCTTTTGGCGTGCAGGTGGACCTCGTGTTCAATAACGCGGGCCTTATGAGCCACTATTTTTCCGATTACACGACGAATACAATGGATGATTTCCGCCAGGCGATGGCGGTGAACTTCTTTGCTCCGATAAAGATCGCCTATCACTTCTTGCCGGGCATGATCAAGCGCGGTTTTGGCCGTATGCAGCTTACGACGAGCGGTATCGCCAATGAACCGGAACTTGCCGCTTATGCCTGCGCAAAGGCTGCCCTTACCAAGTTCGTGAAGGATTTTGCCTGCAAGCTGAACGGTACCGATGTGATGATGAATGTGATGGATCCGGGTTGGCTCCGTACGGATCTCGGCGGCCCGAATGCCCCAAATGCACCGGAAACGGTTGTTCCGGGCGCTCTCGTGAGCGTGCTCCTTGACGACAAGAAGAGTGGTCGCTGGTTTAGCGCCCAGGATTACGTGGGCAAGAGCGTTGCTGATGCTGTAGAAGCTGGCCGCAACGTCTTCGCTTAA
- a CDS encoding helix-turn-helix domain-containing protein: MNYETLLLHEAIRLLIISIRQQRRHTQQSLSLESGISRQYISQMECGKRIPSLDTLSQLAIALKTSMGSLMSEMDRIYQHLFWQSKTDQVDKNDDFSARNAAETHNPSLEYIHRAGGLDKP; this comes from the coding sequence ATGAATTACGAGACGCTCCTACTACACGAAGCCATCAGGCTACTCATTATTTCAATCCGGCAACAGCGACGGCATACTCAGCAGTCACTATCCCTCGAATCAGGAATTTCAAGGCAGTACATATCGCAGATGGAGTGTGGAAAACGAATACCGTCGCTAGACACGCTCTCGCAACTAGCCATCGCGCTCAAGACAAGCATGGGTTCGCTCATGTCCGAGATGGACCGCATTTACCAACACCTTTTTTGGCAAAGCAAGACCGATCAAGTCGACAAAAATGATGATTTCTCAGCAAGGAACGCCGCCGAGACACACAACCCAAGCCTAGAATACATCCACCGAGCGGGAGGGTTAGACAAGCCATAG
- the rlmN gene encoding 23S rRNA (adenine(2503)-C(2))-methyltransferase RlmN translates to MEWQRNIKTLTTDELKAWLRDVDEKPYRADQIQKWLFCQQVRSYDEMVNISPALREKMAKQFTLCGLKEDQRSVSVDGTVKWLFETEDGHHIETVMIPANGRYSVCVSTQVGCAMNCAFCRTAKMGFTRNLEAGEILEEIINVNWYLKDNGFMNEEGGVAQVTNIIFMGMGEPLNNLENVHRVCCTLHNQKLFNMGAKRMTVSTSGVVPKIKELVDRNTPCCLAVSLNSTNNEYRSSVMPVNKTWPIEKLLEAVDEYIRRTDNYVTFEFVLIQNITCTPKAAKELIRICAPRRVKVNAIVLNDGDDPTLHAPTPEEVEDFLAAVRAAEIQITIRNPRGRDILAACGQLAYKKEGKEC, encoded by the coding sequence ATGGAATGGCAGCGCAATATAAAAACTTTGACAACCGACGAGCTCAAAGCTTGGCTTCGGGATGTTGACGAAAAGCCCTACCGCGCCGACCAGATTCAAAAATGGCTATTCTGCCAGCAGGTGCGTTCTTACGACGAGATGGTGAACATCTCCCCTGCCCTCCGCGAAAAAATGGCAAAACAGTTCACGCTTTGCGGTCTCAAGGAAGACCAGCGTTCTGTTTCTGTCGATGGAACGGTCAAGTGGCTTTTTGAGACCGAAGACGGTCACCATATCGAAACCGTGATGATCCCGGCAAACGGTCGCTATTCCGTTTGCGTATCGACCCAGGTCGGCTGCGCCATGAACTGCGCATTCTGCCGCACCGCCAAGATGGGATTCACGCGTAACCTCGAAGCAGGCGAAATTCTCGAAGAAATCATCAACGTCAACTGGTACTTGAAGGACAACGGCTTCATGAACGAAGAAGGCGGAGTCGCTCAGGTGACGAATATCATTTTCATGGGCATGGGCGAACCGCTCAACAACCTCGAGAACGTCCACCGCGTCTGCTGCACGCTGCACAACCAGAAACTTTTCAACATGGGCGCAAAGCGCATGACCGTGAGCACTTCGGGTGTCGTCCCGAAGATCAAGGAGCTCGTGGACCGCAACACGCCCTGCTGCCTCGCCGTGAGCCTCAACAGCACGAACAACGAATACCGTTCGTCCGTGATGCCGGTGAACAAGACCTGGCCCATCGAAAAACTTTTGGAGGCGGTTGACGAATACATCCGCCGCACCGATAATTATGTGACGTTCGAGTTCGTGCTCATCCAGAACATCACCTGCACGCCCAAGGCCGCAAAAGAGCTCATCCGCATTTGCGCCCCGCGCCGCGTGAAGGTGAACGCCATCGTGCTAAACGACGGCGATGACCCGACGCTCCACGCCCCCACCCCCGAAGAGGTGGAAGATTTCCTCGCCGCTGTGCGAGCTGCTGAAATTCAAATAACGATCCGTAATCCGCGCGGCAGGGACATCCTTGCAGCGTGTGGACAATTAGCGTACAAAAAGGAAGGTAAAGAATGTTAA
- a CDS encoding methyltransferase, translated as MLTQNLPEFWDNLYAEGKDYWNFKKATPALLEFFKHPSCPAEGSVLIPGAGFGYDAEAWALRGHDVLAVDFAPTAVDELDHLSRKHKNLRSLDLDLFTLSPKDAKRGGQQFDIIYDYGAFSAIHPGRRDEFFEVCYRMMKDDGVFICLMYPLMNGKTMQGPPHCMSEGELMARLDGVFDIVERIKPTNSIPGREGKEEFWLLKKCL; from the coding sequence ATGTTAACGCAAAACCTCCCGGAATTCTGGGACAATCTCTATGCCGAAGGCAAGGACTACTGGAATTTCAAGAAGGCGACTCCGGCCCTGCTTGAATTTTTCAAGCACCCCTCCTGCCCTGCAGAAGGCTCCGTGCTGATTCCCGGCGCTGGGTTCGGCTACGATGCCGAGGCATGGGCTTTGCGTGGACACGATGTTTTGGCAGTTGACTTTGCACCGACCGCCGTTGATGAACTGGACCACTTGAGCCGCAAGCACAAGAACTTGCGCTCCCTCGACCTCGACTTGTTCACCCTTTCTCCGAAGGATGCCAAGCGCGGTGGCCAGCAGTTTGACATCATCTATGATTACGGCGCATTCTCGGCTATCCATCCGGGCCGTCGTGACGAATTTTTCGAAGTCTGCTATAGGATGATGAAGGATGACGGCGTGTTCATCTGCCTCATGTACCCGCTCATGAACGGCAAGACCATGCAGGGCCCTCCACACTGCATGAGCGAAGGCGAACTCATGGCTCGCCTGGACGGCGTGTTTGACATTGTTGAACGCATCAAGCCCACGAACAGCATTCCGGGCCGCGAAGGCAAGGAAGAATTCTGGCTCTTGAAGAAGTGCCTGTAA
- a CDS encoding YchJ family protein, producing the protein MANDLCPCGSGKAYCDCCEPIIKKTTLAPSPEALMRSRYTAYAKHEIAWLKDSLEATQRDDFDEPSVEAWSRQSEWLGIEIKQTKTEEDKNIGWVEFVARFKQGNITRNHHELGEFHKVGGAWYFYDGRAVKQETVRHEGPVVGRNDPCPCGSGKKYKKCCGANK; encoded by the coding sequence ATGGCTAACGATTTATGCCCGTGCGGTTCTGGCAAGGCCTACTGCGACTGCTGCGAACCGATTATTAAGAAGACCACTCTCGCCCCGTCCCCGGAAGCCCTTATGCGCTCCCGCTACACCGCTTACGCCAAGCACGAAATTGCATGGCTCAAGGACTCCCTCGAAGCCACCCAGCGTGACGACTTTGACGAACCGAGCGTAGAAGCCTGGAGCCGTCAGTCCGAATGGCTCGGCATCGAAATCAAGCAGACCAAGACCGAAGAAGACAAGAACATCGGTTGGGTCGAATTTGTCGCTCGTTTCAAGCAGGGAAACATCACCCGCAACCACCACGAACTTGGCGAATTCCACAAGGTGGGTGGTGCTTGGTACTTCTATGACGGTCGTGCCGTGAAGCAGGAAACTGTCCGCCACGAAGGTCCGGTTGTTGGCCGTAACGACCCGTGCCCGTGCGGTTCAGGCAAGAAGTACAAGAAGTGCTGCGGCGCGAATAAGTAA
- the argC gene encoding N-acetyl-gamma-glutamyl-phosphate reductase, translating to MFKVFVDGEAGTTGLQIFERLAKRNDLEILKINPELRKDVNERQKMINESDVTFLCLPDAASMESAALCTNPNTRIIDASTAHRVNPAWTYGMPELSAEQREAISKSKRIANPGCHASGFILGVHPLVASGILPKSANLAAYSITGYSGGGKKLIAEYEAEDALSHKAGESKAIMAPAPYALALAHKHLPEMKKYCGLENVPFFNPVLGPYYKGMAVTVAIFPNMLSKKVGPQDLTEILAKHYEGSKFVKVLPYEAAPVLFNGRLDPTVCNDTNNARIQVFGNENIMQVTTIIDNLGKGASGAAIQNMNIALGLDETIGLV from the coding sequence ATGTTCAAAGTTTTCGTAGATGGCGAAGCAGGGACCACCGGCCTGCAAATTTTCGAGAGACTTGCCAAGCGCAACGACCTGGAAATTCTCAAGATCAATCCAGAACTCCGCAAGGACGTGAACGAACGCCAGAAGATGATCAATGAATCTGACGTGACGTTCCTTTGCCTCCCGGACGCAGCGTCCATGGAAAGCGCCGCCCTCTGCACGAATCCGAACACGCGCATCATCGACGCCTCCACGGCTCATCGCGTGAACCCGGCTTGGACATACGGTATGCCGGAACTTTCGGCCGAACAACGCGAAGCGATTTCCAAGAGCAAGCGCATTGCAAACCCCGGTTGCCACGCCTCCGGATTTATCCTCGGCGTTCATCCGCTCGTTGCATCGGGAATCCTCCCAAAGAGCGCTAACCTCGCCGCCTACAGCATCACCGGTTACTCCGGCGGTGGCAAGAAGCTCATCGCAGAATACGAAGCCGAAGACGCCCTCAGCCACAAGGCTGGTGAATCGAAGGCCATCATGGCTCCCGCCCCGTACGCGCTTGCGCTCGCCCACAAGCACCTCCCCGAAATGAAGAAGTACTGCGGACTCGAAAACGTCCCGTTCTTCAACCCGGTGCTTGGCCCCTACTACAAGGGTATGGCCGTGACGGTCGCCATCTTCCCGAACATGCTTTCGAAGAAGGTCGGTCCGCAGGACTTGACCGAAATCCTCGCCAAGCATTACGAAGGCTCAAAGTTCGTGAAAGTCTTGCCGTACGAAGCCGCTCCGGTGCTGTTCAACGGCCGCTTGGATCCGACAGTCTGCAACGACACGAACAACGCTCGCATCCAGGTTTTCGGCAACGAAAACATCATGCAGGTCACGACGATCATCGACAACCTCGGCAAGGGTGCTAGTGGCGCCGCTATTCAGAACATGAATATCGCGCTCGGCCTCGATGAAACAATCGGTTTGGTTTAA
- a CDS encoding fibrobacter succinogenes major paralogous domain-containing protein: MLKVKKGILFCLSIVTVGFFAACGDDPSSSNSATPAQENILPEEPEKVEVSSSSVNVVPASSAEISASKPTIPSYTVEKGTMVDERDCRTYKTITIGTQTWMAENLKFEYKVDGKTYGNSCNPDSCETFGRHYTWAAAMDSAVVFTNDSENCGYGVTCSPTYPVPGICPEGWHIPDSTEWVEFYKILNEDPHAMQAEDFIRSKSAIRKGLVATNASGFSALYETLSLVAGHTASGAFFWSSTDYITSRAYYWHVSESEARLDNNKICDKGTGMAVRCIKDFGTVVTPSSSCVEEPPVSNVENPVDTVSSTIIKLSSSSQAVKSSSSKDKGDRMFYLPTLIQACAYANLGNARFIECKSPNAIDCLQKINGCNFDAVEYCGCWESEDAYIYYRNKDKGQIR, encoded by the coding sequence ATGTTAAAAGTGAAAAAGGGTATTTTGTTCTGTTTGTCGATTGTGACCGTAGGCTTCTTCGCTGCCTGTGGCGATGATCCTAGTTCGTCAAATAGCGCTACCCCTGCGCAAGAAAATATTTTGCCCGAAGAGCCTGAAAAAGTAGAGGTTTCTTCTAGTAGTGTTAATGTTGTTCCTGCTTCTAGTGCAGAAATTTCCGCAAGCAAACCTACAATTCCTTCATATACTGTTGAAAAAGGAACCATGGTCGATGAGCGTGATTGCCGAACCTATAAGACGATTACCATCGGTACGCAAACTTGGATGGCTGAAAACCTGAAATTTGAATATAAGGTCGATGGGAAAACATACGGCAACTCTTGTAACCCAGATAGTTGCGAAACATTCGGTCGCCATTACACTTGGGCGGCTGCAATGGATAGTGCTGTAGTGTTTACTAACGATAGTGAAAATTGTGGCTATGGTGTAACCTGTTCGCCCACATATCCTGTTCCCGGCATTTGCCCTGAGGGATGGCATATACCAGATTCTACTGAATGGGTTGAGTTTTATAAGATTCTGAACGAAGACCCACATGCGATGCAGGCTGAAGACTTTATAAGAAGTAAAAGCGCGATTAGAAAGGGTTTGGTGGCGACTAATGCAAGTGGCTTTTCTGCTCTTTATGAAACTCTTTCTTTGGTTGCTGGACACACTGCGAGTGGAGCCTTTTTTTGGAGTTCTACAGATTATATCACAAGCCGTGCATACTATTGGCATGTGTCAGAATCGGAGGCTCGTCTTGATAACAATAAAATCTGTGACAAAGGAACTGGAATGGCTGTACGCTGCATAAAGGACTTTGGTACTGTGGTGACTCCTTCTAGTAGCTGCGTTGAAGAACCTCCTGTTTCGAATGTCGAAAATCCTGTAGATACGGTTAGTAGTACAATTATCAAATTGAGCAGCAGTAGTCAAGCAGTCAAATCTAGTAGTAGTAAGGATAAAGGGGATCGAATGTTTTATCTTCCGACTTTGATTCAGGCTTGCGCTTACGCTAATCTTGGTAATGCTCGTTTTATAGAGTGTAAAAGCCCCAATGCTATTGATTGCCTCCAAAAAATAAACGGATGTAATTTTGATGCTGTTGAATATTGCGGTTGTTGGGAAAGTGAAGATGCGTATATATACTATCGCAACAAAGATAAAGGACAAATTCGGTAG
- a CDS encoding TonB family protein — protein sequence MNKFSFTMLLVSALAAFANATSGDNDPKLVTVFFGTYVKLQNSYFEDTEKIGSFYNIGYQSPKGMPYFEMGESENPNAIFAVAKEAIGKCPAGGKLSVTPYTERGGRVLKYKYAIDTGCEEFASKLKYVCDAATVDLDVIEAQQIENGTLKDSRDGNVYKTVKHKSSDLTWMAENLKYKTDGSHCLLDKKANCKKYGRLYTWNEAMKVCPAGWRVPDVGDWVRLFLDAGWNGEFAPKKKILGIGKKLKSKNGWKQNGTDNLQFAAMQGGAAVVRKNVFVSDIAAFWSSTDYPEGDVLAYGLRDDDDVHTMYEAKEDFLSVRCVKGGEKKQAKENKSPENPPAKKNSDVEIGKNNSGSALSLLVTGENSKGVNSYTLSVSVKDVKIISSGNRIAKNLEKVAQQRNPGLKHVYKKFWDMKAGFSGNVVLKLTIAPNGDVISCSIESSTTGYSDFDKEIEKTVSRWVFDKSDANTVATISFSFSKLQ from the coding sequence ATGAATAAATTCTCATTTACAATGTTGCTGGTTTCGGCACTGGCGGCTTTTGCGAATGCAACCTCGGGTGATAATGATCCCAAGCTTGTGACAGTGTTTTTTGGAACGTATGTCAAATTGCAAAACTCCTATTTTGAGGATACGGAAAAAATAGGTTCGTTTTATAATATTGGTTATCAATCCCCTAAGGGAATGCCTTATTTTGAGATGGGAGAATCTGAAAATCCAAATGCTATATTTGCTGTGGCAAAAGAAGCTATTGGTAAGTGTCCCGCAGGTGGAAAATTGTCTGTTACACCATATACGGAAAGAGGCGGGCGTGTTCTTAAGTATAAGTATGCGATAGATACTGGATGCGAGGAATTTGCATCGAAGCTCAAGTATGTGTGTGATGCGGCAACTGTGGATCTTGATGTTATTGAGGCGCAACAGATTGAAAATGGAACATTGAAGGATTCCCGTGACGGTAATGTTTATAAAACTGTGAAACATAAATCTTCCGATTTGACTTGGATGGCGGAGAATCTAAAATATAAAACGGATGGAAGCCATTGCTTGTTGGATAAAAAAGCTAATTGCAAAAAGTATGGTCGACTTTATACATGGAATGAAGCAATGAAGGTTTGCCCGGCTGGTTGGCGAGTGCCTGATGTGGGAGATTGGGTACGCTTATTTCTTGATGCGGGATGGAACGGCGAATTTGCCCCCAAAAAGAAAATTCTGGGGATTGGAAAAAAACTCAAAAGTAAAAATGGTTGGAAACAAAATGGAACAGATAATTTACAGTTTGCGGCAATGCAGGGGGGAGCTGCTGTTGTTAGAAAAAACGTGTTCGTGAGTGATATTGCTGCATTTTGGAGCTCTACGGACTACCCTGAAGGAGATGTTTTGGCTTACGGGTTAAGAGATGATGATGATGTTCATACTATGTATGAGGCAAAAGAAGATTTTTTGTCTGTTCGCTGTGTGAAGGGTGGTGAAAAAAAACAAGCAAAGGAAAATAAATCTCCTGAAAATCCTCCCGCGAAAAAGAATAGTGATGTTGAAATTGGCAAAAATAACTCTGGAAGCGCTCTTTCTTTATTAGTTACGGGCGAAAATTCAAAAGGAGTTAATTCCTATACTTTGTCTGTGTCTGTAAAAGATGTTAAAATAATATCAAGCGGAAATCGAATTGCTAAAAATCTAGAGAAGGTTGCACAACAGCGGAATCCTGGATTAAAACACGTCTATAAAAAGTTTTGGGATATGAAGGCTGGTTTTTCTGGTAATGTCGTTTTAAAGCTTACTATAGCTCCGAATGGTGATGTGATTAGTTGTTCAATAGAATCATCCACTACCGGATATAGTGATTTTGACAAAGAAATTGAGAAGACTGTGAGCCGTTGGGTATTCGACAAATCTGACGCTAATACCGTTGCGACGATTTCGTTTAGCTTCTCAAAGCTACAATAA
- a CDS encoding FISUMP domain-containing protein, with protein MKDAKIQWMIVLTLLAVCLGACKDHDTHYEYYDKDGSKPFKVFEVDRTTGKMDGSFKQFNRMGILVKEGTYENGLKNGVFKEYSKNGSLVLEGSYDHDLKNGTFKEVLEHGNVVVEYTYKNDFIEGPVKVYRGGKLVSKGEIKDGRYVHTKFFTDPRDGQKYPVVVIGSRVWMAANLNYKTAESHCHGDYEHNCEKYGRLYSWKDAEDACPEGWDIPSYAEWVALNKFIGEEYYGVNDFFAFPSAKMLISVTGWDYTKYGIDAFGFSVLPAGKGYYIPPRYVGGKLIYEERTVYEDHKGDKSERAYFWSSSQVNGNENKMYVEHGPAMDLYPESKEMWLSVRCIKDE; from the coding sequence ATGAAAGATGCAAAAATACAATGGATGATTGTATTGACTCTTTTGGCAGTGTGTCTTGGTGCTTGTAAGGATCACGATACACATTACGAATATTATGACAAAGACGGTTCAAAACCATTCAAGGTTTTTGAGGTGGACAGGACTACTGGAAAAATGGATGGCTCTTTTAAGCAGTTTAATAGAATGGGCATCCTTGTTAAGGAGGGAACGTATGAAAATGGACTGAAGAATGGAGTCTTTAAGGAGTATAGTAAGAACGGATCCCTTGTTTTGGAGGGCTCTTATGACCATGATTTGAAAAATGGTACTTTTAAGGAAGTTCTTGAGCATGGAAATGTAGTGGTGGAATACACCTATAAAAATGATTTTATCGAAGGACCTGTAAAGGTGTATAGAGGAGGAAAGCTTGTATCTAAGGGGGAAATTAAGGATGGGCGATATGTTCATACGAAATTTTTCACAGATCCTAGAGATGGACAAAAGTATCCTGTTGTGGTTATCGGATCGCGTGTTTGGATGGCTGCTAATTTGAACTATAAAACAGCTGAAAGTCATTGTCATGGTGATTATGAACATAACTGTGAAAAATATGGGAGGTTGTATTCTTGGAAAGATGCTGAGGATGCTTGCCCTGAAGGATGGGATATACCAAGCTACGCTGAATGGGTTGCTTTAAATAAATTTATAGGCGAAGAATACTATGGTGTCAATGATTTTTTTGCCTTTCCCTCTGCTAAGATGCTCATAAGTGTAACGGGTTGGGATTATACTAAATATGGTATAGACGCTTTTGGTTTTTCTGTATTACCCGCTGGTAAGGGGTACTATATACCGCCTAGGTACGTTGGTGGTAAACTTATTTATGAAGAGCGAACAGTTTATGAAGATCATAAAGGCGATAAGTCTGAGAGGGCTTATTTTTGGAGTTCGTCTCAAGTTAATGGAAACGAAAATAAAATGTATGTGGAACATGGTCCTGCAATGGATCTTTATCCCGAAAGTAAGGAAATGTGGCTTTCTGTTCGTTGCATCAAGGACGAGTGA
- the obgE gene encoding GTPase ObgE, with protein MFLDEKNIEVRSGRGGDGICSFHREKFVPLGGPDGGDGGRGGHVILQVNERYTTLLDMGNTHIYKAKSGQPGGAKRCSGASAEDLIISVPRGTIVKDEQGHILTDLTEPGQKWIAARGGKGGMGNQHFATPKVQAPRKCTPGEKGEVRQLFLELKLMADVGLVGFPNAGKSSLVNKISSGRPKVGDYPFTTLEPVLGIVQVNGHSFVVADIPGLLEGASEGKGLGHQFLKHIERTHTLLFVIDGFAENAYEQFKVLKEELKAFHPKLAEKNFVVALNKSDLGIENAIKEFKKHRQKVVITSAVTGEGCAELQQALDAAVPHMHKKSIGWSKKA; from the coding sequence ATGTTCTTAGACGAAAAAAATATTGAAGTTCGCTCCGGCAGAGGCGGTGACGGCATCTGCAGTTTCCATCGTGAAAAGTTTGTACCCCTCGGCGGTCCCGATGGCGGTGATGGCGGTCGTGGCGGTCACGTGATTTTGCAGGTGAACGAGCGGTACACCACGCTTCTCGACATGGGCAACACGCACATTTACAAGGCAAAGAGCGGTCAGCCCGGTGGCGCCAAGCGCTGCTCCGGTGCATCTGCCGAAGATTTGATTATTAGCGTTCCGCGCGGCACAATCGTCAAGGACGAACAGGGCCATATCCTCACGGACTTGACCGAACCGGGCCAGAAGTGGATTGCGGCTCGCGGCGGCAAGGGCGGCATGGGCAACCAGCATTTCGCAACTCCGAAGGTGCAAGCTCCGCGCAAATGCACTCCGGGTGAAAAGGGCGAAGTCCGCCAACTGTTCCTCGAACTCAAGCTCATGGCAGACGTGGGTCTCGTAGGCTTCCCGAACGCAGGCAAGTCCAGCCTTGTGAACAAGATTTCTAGCGGACGCCCGAAGGTTGGCGACTATCCGTTTACAACGCTTGAACCGGTGCTCGGCATCGTCCAGGTGAACGGCCACAGCTTTGTGGTTGCCGATATTCCGGGTCTCTTGGAAGGCGCAAGCGAAGGCAAGGGTCTTGGCCACCAGTTCCTCAAGCATATCGAACGTACGCACACGTTGCTCTTTGTGATTGACGGTTTTGCCGAAAACGCCTACGAGCAGTTCAAGGTTCTCAAGGAAGAGCTCAAGGCATTCCACCCGAAGCTTGCCGAAAAGAACTTTGTCGTTGCACTCAACAAGAGCGACCTCGGCATCGAAAACGCCATCAAGGAATTCAAGAAGCACCGCCAGAAAGTGGTCATCACATCGGCTGTCACTGGCGAAGGTTGCGCTGAATTGCAGCAGGCTTTGGACGCTGCGGTCCCCCATATGCACAAAAAAAGCATCGGTTGGAGCAAAAAAGCGTAA
- a CDS encoding HU family DNA-binding protein — protein sequence MKATQSNITKKEIVDEIASQTGFTQVKTKVIVEELIDAISNCVIEGNNIELRGFGRFKNKQRKERRTRNPKTGELVNIPAKVRPVFEPSKDLIEKINNVPFDLEEAFVPKDDQERI from the coding sequence ATGAAGGCGACTCAGTCCAACATAACTAAGAAGGAAATCGTTGATGAAATCGCTTCCCAGACTGGATTTACGCAAGTAAAAACCAAAGTCATCGTGGAAGAACTCATCGACGCTATTTCCAATTGCGTTATCGAGGGCAACAATATCGAGTTGCGTGGATTCGGTCGCTTCAAGAATAAACAGCGCAAGGAACGCCGCACCCGGAACCCCAAGACTGGCGAGCTGGTCAATATCCCCGCCAAGGTGCGCCCGGTGTTTGAGCCCAGCAAGGACTTGATTGAAAAAATCAACAACGTTCCTTTCGACTTAGAAGAGGCTTTTGTCCCTAAAGATGATCAAGAAAGAATCTAG
- the smpB gene encoding SsrA-binding protein SmpB, whose protein sequence is MIKKESSTPVIQNRKANHLYFVDETFEVGIMLIGSEVKSIRNGKCTLGEAWIDIDENKDELWLVGAHIDEYLFANRFNHFPARRRKLLAHTHEIQKMRKAKELKGCTIIPLKMYFKNRIAKLEVGICRGKDQHDKRQDILVRDAKMEMARAAKAHR, encoded by the coding sequence ATGATCAAGAAAGAATCTAGTACGCCCGTTATCCAGAACCGCAAGGCGAACCACCTCTATTTTGTAGATGAAACTTTTGAAGTGGGAATCATGCTCATCGGTTCGGAAGTGAAGTCTATCCGTAACGGCAAATGCACTCTGGGCGAAGCGTGGATTGATATCGACGAAAACAAGGATGAACTCTGGCTCGTCGGTGCGCATATCGATGAATACCTTTTCGCAAACCGTTTCAACCATTTCCCTGCACGCAGGAGAAAGCTCCTCGCCCACACGCACGAAATCCAGAAAATGCGCAAGGCGAAGGAATTGAAGGGTTGCACGATCATCCCGCTGAAAATGTACTTTAAGAACCGTATTGCAAAACTCGAAGTAGGAATATGCCGAGGCAAGGATCAACACGACAAGCGACAGGACATTCTAGTCCGCGACGCCAAGATGGAAATGGCTCGCGCCGCCAAGGCTCATCGCTAA